The Desmonostoc muscorum LEGE 12446 genome includes a region encoding these proteins:
- a CDS encoding helix-turn-helix domain-containing protein, whose protein sequence is MAGGKSETPVSLSDRELQIIDLVAAGLTNQEIAVKLEISKRTVDNHISNILTKTETENRVALVRWALQWGKVCLNDVNCCTLPNQVE, encoded by the coding sequence ATGGCTGGTGGCAAGTCTGAGACACCTGTTAGTCTGTCAGACAGAGAGCTGCAAATTATCGACTTAGTGGCCGCTGGCTTAACTAACCAAGAGATTGCAGTTAAACTGGAAATTAGCAAGCGTACAGTTGATAACCATATCAGTAACATTCTCACCAAAACCGAGACAGAAAATCGAGTAGCCCTTGTCCGCTGGGCTTTACAGTGGGGCAAAGTCTGCTTGAATGATGTCAATTGCTGTACTCTACCCAACCAGGTCGAATAA
- a CDS encoding DUF6391 domain-containing protein: MNTSASFQGGSFPLEFFNFDWTTPLSGKVPTSESQPSEFPYSTQDADLLRQLSFIPGLKEILMLRQVHALEHATVWVLSESNSAYHTTAEPNKVQLDNELLGGLSTEQGFYLYGEVNISDLRRAVTLARHRLTSGEWDLAVHPRCGTNLSVAMLLTAGLAVGVHLLLPFRPIEQLIGLGLAATTAAEIAPDLGSIAQRYLTTAIPFNLAIENIIRTRDLWGREAHFVRVNWQE; this comes from the coding sequence ATGAATACTTCTGCTTCTTTTCAAGGTGGCTCGTTTCCCTTGGAATTTTTTAACTTTGATTGGACGACACCTCTTTCGGGGAAAGTTCCAACTTCAGAATCCCAACCCTCAGAGTTTCCGTATTCCACACAGGATGCTGACTTACTTAGGCAGCTATCGTTCATTCCAGGGTTGAAAGAAATTTTGATGCTGCGGCAGGTTCACGCCCTAGAACATGCCACTGTTTGGGTTCTGAGCGAATCAAATAGTGCATACCACACCACAGCAGAACCCAATAAAGTTCAACTAGATAACGAACTATTAGGTGGGTTGTCTACGGAGCAGGGATTCTACCTCTACGGTGAAGTTAATATCAGTGATTTGCGGCGTGCAGTCACACTTGCCCGACATCGCCTCACCAGTGGAGAATGGGATTTGGCCGTACATCCCCGTTGTGGCACAAATTTATCAGTAGCAATGCTCTTAACTGCTGGACTAGCTGTAGGTGTGCATCTGTTGCTACCATTCCGACCAATCGAGCAACTTATAGGTTTGGGGTTAGCCGCAACGACAGCCGCTGAAATCGCACCTGATTTAGGTTCCATAGCACAGCGTTACTTAACAACTGCCATTCCTTTTAACCTAGCAATTGAAAACATTATCCGTACACGTGACCTTTGGGGACGTGAAGCGCATTTTGTGAGGGTAAACTGGCAAGAATAA
- a CDS encoding glycosyltransferase: MRKLYFLLPGTDGKFACGGLWAELKTVNLVQQLCNADVVTYRQREKGKQFIDDLLQEKNLNDVIFVINWGFDVAQLVPKLKQYNVVYHAHSPGYPFSLPASIPIVTVSRYTMGYWGEKSPNSLIYYLPNQISDEFKNLGLERDIDVLVQARKSSEYLIKELIPALQKRCKVFVVDSYVEDLPGLFNRAKVYLYDSAEYWAQQGVSEGFGLQPMEALACGCQVFSSVNGGLSDYLDPGFNCYKIAGYSQEYDVQRILKVLESPVGLSLDEDFFAEYRTENIIKRLKVILDELNEFFDHKIQQPSNIKSLTKIRMAKLFVQRIYGKLRTKYFKLK; the protein is encoded by the coding sequence ATGAGAAAACTTTACTTCTTACTTCCTGGTACAGATGGCAAATTTGCCTGCGGTGGTCTTTGGGCCGAGTTAAAAACAGTTAATCTCGTTCAGCAGCTTTGTAATGCTGATGTTGTAACTTATCGTCAGCGGGAAAAAGGTAAGCAATTCATTGATGATTTGCTGCAAGAAAAAAATCTCAATGATGTCATTTTTGTGATTAATTGGGGATTTGATGTCGCTCAACTTGTCCCTAAGCTGAAGCAATACAATGTTGTTTACCATGCACATAGCCCAGGTTATCCGTTTAGCCTGCCTGCAAGTATTCCAATTGTTACTGTTAGTCGCTATACAATGGGATATTGGGGAGAAAAATCACCAAATTCTTTGATTTATTATTTGCCCAATCAAATTTCTGATGAGTTTAAAAATTTAGGTCTGGAACGAGATATTGATGTTTTGGTTCAGGCTCGGAAATCTTCTGAATATTTAATTAAAGAGTTGATTCCAGCATTACAAAAACGTTGTAAAGTATTCGTTGTTGATTCTTATGTAGAGGATTTGCCTGGACTATTTAACCGGGCTAAGGTTTACCTCTATGATTCCGCTGAATACTGGGCACAACAGGGTGTTAGTGAAGGATTTGGTCTGCAACCAATGGAAGCTCTTGCCTGTGGATGTCAAGTATTTTCTAGTGTCAATGGTGGATTGTCCGATTACTTAGATCCTGGCTTTAACTGCTATAAAATTGCTGGATATTCACAAGAATATGATGTGCAACGTATTCTCAAGGTGCTTGAGTCTCCAGTAGGGTTAAGTTTGGATGAAGATTTCTTTGCTGAATATCGAACTGAAAATATTATTAAGCGGTTAAAAGTGATTTTGGATGAATTAAATGAATTTTTTGACCACAAAATCCAGCAGCCATCTAATATTAAGAGTTTGACGAAAATACGTATGGCTAAGTTATTTGTGCAGAGGATATATGGTAAGCTGAGAACAAAATATTTCAAGTTGAAATAA